The DNA sequence TTGATAAACCTCTCCGAAATTTGAAATCTTCGGTTTAATACTTTGGTACAAAAATGTTGCTTTGCTTTTGTCAAGTGCTTTGCTGGTTTTTGTGGATTGATACCACTTCTCCAGAGATTGTCTGAACCACAAGCAATCCAAACTGCTGATTACTTTTTTAATGCTGTAATCGTATTTTTCTGCCTGAAGAATTTCTTCTACTTTTTCGTTGGCGTTGGTTTCATCCTGAAATTTAGAAACTCTGCGATCCGCAAAAATAACATTCGGAGTGATTTTGGATTTTAAAACAATTCCTTCTAAAGTTCGGCAACGGGAAAGCGCTACATAAACCTGTCCGGAAGCAAATGATTTTCCAGCATCAATAATCAAACGGTCGAACGTTAAACCTTGCGATTTATGAATGGTTACCGCCCAAGCCAAACGAATCGGATATTGCTGGAAACTTCCCAACACATCTTCGGTGATATTTTTTTCTGCATCTAAGCCATATCTTTTCTGTTCCCACGTTTCTTTTTTGATGGTAAAAACTTCATCGTCACCATCGATGAGCACGGTAATTTCCTTATCATTTAAACTCATCACTTCGGCCAACTTTCCGTTGAAATATTTTTTGTCGGCACTGGCATCATTTCGAATAAACATGACCTGTGCACCAACTTTCAACTGAAGTTCTTCTTCGTTAGGATATTGATTTTCATTAAAGTTACCTGTAATATCTGCTTTGAAGAAATACGGTTTCCCCTTTAACTCAGCGATTTTTTTCTGATTGATTTCGTCCGCCATTCTGTTGTGAGAAGTCAGATAAACGTAAGGTTCATCTGTTGGTTCAAAATCGGGAATATATCTTTCGTTTAAAGTATCAAAATCGACGTCACCTACTTCCCCATCTCGGATATCATTAAGAATATCCAAAAACTTTTCATCTGTTTGACGGTAAACTGTGGTTAGTTCGAGCGTAATTAAAGGCATTTCCTTTAAAGCGTAACTCTCGAAGAAAAAAGGCGATTTATAATATTGTCCTAAAAAATGTTCATCTCTTACAACTGGTGGAAGTTGGTACAAATCACCAATAAATAACATTTGAACGCCACCGAATTTCTGCTGATTCCGACGAACAAATCTTAGAGAGAAATCCATCATATCCAACACATCAGCACGCAACATGGAAACTTCATCAATGATAATGATTTCAATTTCGCGCAAAAGTTTGAGTTTGTCTTTTCGGTATTTAAAGTGCTGCATCAAATCAGCAATATTGTTCCCTAAATTGCTGTCGATTCGATCTGTTGTTGGAATAAAAGTTCTCAAAGGAAGTCCGAACATCGAGTGAATCGTAACGCCACCAGCATTAATTGCAGCAATTCCTGTTGGAGCCACAACGATATGTTTCTTCTTGGTTTTTTTTACAAATTCATTAAGAAAAGTCGTTTTTCCGGTCCCGGCTTTCCCGGTTAAAAAGATACTTCGGTTGGTATGTTCGGCTAAATTAAAGAGAGATTGGTCCATTGGTCAAATTTAAGAAAATTGAATACAATTACCATAGCGAAAAGTTTTGCACCCGAATTAAAATTTATTTATGCCACGAATACACGAATTTTATTTTGATGCAATTATTCTTTTTAACAGTTTGAAATAATTTCTTTTGACTCTCCGTTGTTGAAAGAGTACGATTATAAATCATTCGTGGCATTTATTCGCACAGAATTATTTTTACCTGGAGACAAAATGCTTTGAGGCAACATCCCAAAAAAAGACTGTACTTTTGTAAAGTAAAATAAAATAGAGAATATGAAGAACTTACTGATTATTGCAATTTCAGCTTTAACGCTGGTCTCGTGTTCCTCGAAAAAAGGAATTGCTGATGAAGAAACTTTACCGAAAGATATTGCGCTAAAACCAGACAATCAGTTTTCACAGGACGAGGAGCAACTGCAAATGAAAAACCTCATCACCAAAATTGATTCATTAATCAGCACCGAAACCTGTTCCGATGCGACTGAGTGGAAATTCACCGCGATTGGTGCTAAAGCTTGTGGCGGACCAAGTTCTTATATTGCATATCCCACCAAATTAGAAAATGAGATTCTACCGAAAGTAACACAGTTCACTTCGATGCAAAGTGCCTTTAACACTAAATATAAAATCATGTCCGATTGCGCTATGGTTCTTCCTCCGACGGAAATTAAATGCGAAGACGGAAAAGTAGTCTTAGTTGGTGATCAGCCAGAAAAAAAAGAAGCTGAATAAAATCCAACTTCTTTCTCTATTATTTCTATTTACAAACTGATACTTTCTTTATACCAGGAAGAATATTTAACGTAATTATTGGCGATTCTGTTTACTTCTCCTTCCAATAATTCAGTGGACATATCTTTAATTTTGCGTGCTGGAGCTCCCGCCCAAACTTCACCAGATTTAATATGCGTTCCCTGAGTGACCACCGAACCGGCACCAACAATCGAGTTGCTTTCTACCAAACAATCATCCATCACAATTGCGCCCATTCCGATTAAAACATTATCATGAATTGTGCAACCATGAACGATTGCGTTATGTCCGATGGAAACATTATCACCAATTACGAGTGGGAATTTTTCGTATGTACAGTGCAACATCACATTATCCTGAACATTCACTTTATCGCCCATTTTAATATAATTCACATCACCACGAATGACTGCGTTATACCAGATACTGCAGTTTTCACCCATGGTTACATCACCAATAATAGTTGCTGTTTCTGCTAAAAAAGTATCGTTTCCGATTTGTGGAGTTTTTCCTAAAAGTTCTTTTACAAGTGCCATGCTAATTTATTTAATATGATAATGTGCTAATTTGATAATCCTATAATCAATATTGCAAATTTTAAAAATTTATTTTGATAAATCTCATCAATCTCAACTGATATTACTCATTGATAGGGTCTAAAACATCAATAAGGAAATCTAATTTGTTATCCGTATTTTTGTACTCAAATTTAGTAAAATAAAATGAGACCAATTATTATAGAGCCAACAGAAAACCCAAAAGTGATGAAGTTTGTAGCCGATTACAACTTGATTCCCGGTTCTCTGGAACTCGACCGAAATTCTGACATTAAGGAAATCCCTTTAGCTCAGGAACTTTTCAAATATCCTTTTGTAGAAAGAGTTTTCATAACGGCCAACTTTATTGCTGTTGCGAAACAAGATGGTGTTGACTGGGAAAATCTGGTTGAACCTTTAAAAACCGTTATTGTTGATGAATTAGAGGCGAACCCAAGAATTTATCTTCAGAAGAAAAATGATGAATATCTGATTTATGCAGAAATGACTCCCAATCCAATGGTGATGAAATTCGTTTCTAATAAAGCATTAATGGATGGTTTCATCGAAGTTAAATCCCGTGAAGAAGCAGGTGAAGTTCCTTTAGCAAAAGCTATTTTTGATGAATATGATTTTGCTAAAGAAGTATTTATTTCAGATAATTTCGTTGCAATTACCAAAAACGTATCTGTTGAATGGCATGAAGTAATGGTTACGGTTAGAGCATTTGTATCAGATTATCTTCAAAATGGTGGTGCTGTTTCTAATGTAGCTCCACAGAAACATGAAAGTCCGGCAGCGGGAATCATGAACAGAGAATATACGGAAGACGAACAGAAAATTTCTGATATTTTAACTGAATATGTCGCTCCAGCGGTAGAAGGTGACGGTGGAAAAATATCGTTAATGGAATATGACGCAGAAACGAAAACTGCTAAAATGTTATTGCAAGGTGCGTGTTCTGGTTGCCCAAGTTCTACAGCTACTTTAAAAGGTGGAATTGAAAATATTCTGAAACAGTTTTTACCTGAATTGGTAGAGAAAGTGGAAGCGGTGAATGGTTGATAGTTGATAGTTGATAGTTGATAGTTGAAGATGGAAAAAAATCTTTAATTGTTGCTATTAAAAATATAACAGGGATGCGCCCCGACTTGAACGGAGCTCTTTTTATAAATCCCGCTTTCGCGGGAATTATAAAAAAGCGGGAGTGGAAGGCGGAAACAGGCGCCCAAATAAAAAATACATGTCAAAAAAAGGAATTTTATTAGTTAATCTTGGGTCACCACGATCGACGAAAGTTGAGGATGTTAGGGAGTATCTGGATGAGTTTTTAATGGATGAAAAGGTGATTGATTATCGCTGGTTTTTCCGAACATTGTTGGTACGTGGGATTATTTTGAATACGCGTCCGAAAAAATCTGCTGAAGCCTACAAAACAGTTTGGACGGATGAAGGTTCGCCTTTAATTTTCATAACAGAAAGAATTAAAAAGAAACTCGAAAAGATTATTGATGTTCCCGTAGAAATCGGAATGCGTTACGCTGAACCAAGCATTGAAACTGGAATCAGAAAACTGACGGAACAAGGCGTTACGGAAATCGTTCTCTTCCCACTCTATCCGCAATATGCGATGAGCACAACGGAAACAGTGATCGACAAAGCAGAAGAGGTGCGCAAGAAACATTTCCCTGATATTAAAATTAATTACGTTCAGCCTTTTTATAACCGTGAAATCTATATCGATTGTTTAGCAGAAAGTATCCGCGAGAAATTACCGGAAACTTTTGATGCTTTGCAGTTTTCTTATCACGGAGTTCCGGAAAGACATATTTTTAAAACCGATCCAACCAAAACCTGTAATCTAAACGACTGTTGTTCTCGAGATAGTAATCCGAGTCATCAGTTTTGCTACAGACATCAGTGTTTCAAAGTGACGGAAGAGGTGATCAAGAAATTAAATTTACCCAAAGAAAAAGTGATGGTTACTTTCCAGTCCCGTTTAGGAAATGACAAATGGATGGAACCTTACACAGATACAACTTTGGAAGGTTTAGGTAAAAAAGGAATTAAAAACCTGGCAATTGTTTGTCCGGCTTTTGTATCTGATTGTTTAGAAACTTTGGAAGAAATTTCAGTGGAAGGTAAAGAACAGTTTATGCATGGTGGTGGTGAAACCTACAATTACATTCCCTGTTTAAATGATGAAGACCGTTGGATTGACGTGGTGAAAACTTTGTGCGAAGAGAAATTGCACGAGTTTTATTTGGTGTAAAAACATATTGACCTTTAAGAAATCTTGAAGGTCTTTTTTTATCTATCTCACCGGCGTTCTAAACTCACCATAAGCCAACAAGCCATCGTAACTTCTACCGAAAGGTTGGTAATATAAAAAGGCTTGATACAAATTTTCTGTCTGCCAGAAATTACCGTTTATTTCTCCTAGATTCAAAGTTCCATCAGCATTTTTGGTAGCTAAAACATAGTTGTAGAATCCCTGTTTTAAATAGATTTTTGCGATATATTTTTTTGCAGTTTCATCATAAATCATCTGGTTTTCTTTAGTCGCTTTAAAGTCGTTAAAACCACCAACGACATAAATTTCTTTATTGGTTTTTTCTGAATCTAAAGAGAAAGTGACCCAAGAGTAATCCGCTTCTCTTTCCGCATTTCTTTCAATACCCAAATCATTTCTACGGAAATAATAAGCGCCATTCACGTCTGGCTGATATTGATAATTCATTGGGAACGCCCAAACTGAGTGAAGATACGTATAATTCACACCATCTACATTTTCTGACTGAGCGACCATATCAAATGGCTGATTCATATTCTTATTATCAAAATAATAAAATTCGTTATTACCCGGAAAGACCAAATTCATTTGTTGAAAAAGAATTTTATTACCCAGCGAAGAACTTTGTTTTTGATTATAAACGCCCATGTTCCAGTTATTATTTTGAATGACATTTAATGTCAAAGAATTGAGATTAGAACTCATCGCCGAACTGTTTCCAATCGCCTGCACTTCTACTCTTTGGTTGATGTTTGGATTTCTCGCATCCGAAGTTCGGGTAACATTTACACCCACATTTGCACCATCTTCTACCACACAAAATCTTTTAGTGAAAAGTGGTTTACTCGCTGAATCCTGATAAACAACCAATTCAAAATTACCGGAAATCTTCGGCTGAATCTTATCGTTCGGGAACGTCAATGTGTAATTGGTATAAGCCTGCAAAGTATTGAACGAATATTGAAATTGGTCAATCATTCCATTTAAACTTCCATTCGCGAATTCGGTGAAAAACAAACCATCATCTTTCCAATTACGGTCAAAATGTTTTAACGTGTATCGGTAGATATTACTGGAATTCGACAAATCATCAAAACGCAAAATCAACTGTTCATTAAAACCGATAACCGGCGTTTCGTCATTGGTTTGCGGATTGAACATTTGAACGCTGCGAATATCCTGTGCAAAGAAAAATGCACTGAAACACAAAAGGAAAGATTGTAAATATTTCATTGATACGAAGATAACAATTTTTGGTGAGGTGATGAGTTATTGATACGATGATTTGCTGATTAAAAAGAAAACCCTTTCAGCCTTTGGAAGGCTGAAAGGGTTTAGCGTCGGCAAAAAAAATTGCCCAAAATATTCAGTGCCTTACTTGGCTCTTTTACCTTTTTACTTGGCTCTTTCTACAGTTCAACCATTTCGGTTACTTCCACATCATAACCACCTACCAAAGGTTTTTGGCTAGTATTTTGGGTAATAACTCTAAATTTATTGATCCCCAAATTCTTTAAGATCTGAGTTCCAATTCCGTAGTCGTGGAAATTAGAAGCCAAAGTTGGACGCTTTTCCTGACCATCCTGGAAATCCAAAAACTGCTGCAATTTGCGCATCGTGTTTTCAGAATTCGAAACATTATTAATAAAAATAATCGCTCCTTTTCCTTCCGCATTAATCATCGACGTTACTTTTTCAAGCAATGGTTTTTCACCTGTAGTCAATCTGCTCAAAACATCGAAATAAGAATTTGAAGCCTGAACTCTTACTAAGATCGGTTCATTTTCCGCCCATTTTCCTTTCGTTAAAGCGAAGTGAATTTGGTCCGTACTCGTTTCTTTAAAAGCAAAAAAGTCGAATTCACCGTAATGGGTTTTTACTTTTCTTTCTTCCAAACGCTCAATTAAATCTCCTTTTCTCAATTGGTATTGAATTAAATCTTCAATAGAAACCAATTTCAAATCATGCTTTTTTGCCAATTCATACAACTCTGGAAGTCGCGCCATAGAACCATCATCATTCATAATTTCGCAAATAACACCACCTTCTTGAAGTCCAGCTAATTTGGTCAAATCAATTGCAGCTTCAGTATGTCCGGCTCTTTTCAAAACTCCGCCTTTCTTCGCACGCAACGGGAAAATATGTCCCGGACGCATAAAATCAGTTGGTTTTGTATTTTCATCCATCAAGGCTAAAATCGTTTTACTTCTATCGCTCGCCGAAATTCCTGTAGAAACTCCTTCCCCCAACAAATCCACAGAAACCGTAAAAGCCGTTTCTTTCGGATCGCTGCTGCGCGTCACCATAATATCAAGGCCAAGTTCATCACAACGCTTTTCAGGAAGTGGTGTAC is a window from the Kaistella flava (ex Peng et al. 2021) genome containing:
- a CDS encoding type IX secretion system plug protein domain-containing protein, with the protein product MKYLQSFLLCFSAFFFAQDIRSVQMFNPQTNDETPVIGFNEQLILRFDDLSNSSNIYRYTLKHFDRNWKDDGLFFTEFANGSLNGMIDQFQYSFNTLQAYTNYTLTFPNDKIQPKISGNFELVVYQDSASKPLFTKRFCVVEDGANVGVNVTRTSDARNPNINQRVEVQAIGNSSAMSSNLNSLTLNVIQNNNWNMGVYNQKQSSSLGNKILFQQMNLVFPGNNEFYYFDNKNMNQPFDMVAQSENVDGVNYTYLHSVWAFPMNYQYQPDVNGAYYFRRNDLGIERNAEREADYSWVTFSLDSEKTNKEIYVVGGFNDFKATKENQMIYDETAKKYIAKIYLKQGFYNYVLATKNADGTLNLGEINGNFWQTENLYQAFLYYQPFGRSYDGLLAYGEFRTPVR
- a CDS encoding gamma carbonic anhydrase family protein gives rise to the protein MALVKELLGKTPQIGNDTFLAETATIIGDVTMGENCSIWYNAVIRGDVNYIKMGDKVNVQDNVMLHCTYEKFPLVIGDNVSIGHNAIVHGCTIHDNVLIGMGAIVMDDCLVESNSIVGAGSVVTQGTHIKSGEVWAGAPARKIKDMSTELLEGEVNRIANNYVKYSSWYKESISL
- the ribB gene encoding 3,4-dihydroxy-2-butanone-4-phosphate synthase translates to MSDIQLNTIPEAIEDLKNGKIIIVVDDENRENEGDFLSAAELTTPEIINFMTIHGRGLICTPLPEKRCDELGLDIMVTRSSDPKETAFTVSVDLLGEGVSTGISASDRSKTILALMDENTKPTDFMRPGHIFPLRAKKGGVLKRAGHTEAAIDLTKLAGLQEGGVICEIMNDDGSMARLPELYELAKKHDLKLVSIEDLIQYQLRKGDLIERLEERKVKTHYGEFDFFAFKETSTDQIHFALTKGKWAENEPILVRVQASNSYFDVLSRLTTGEKPLLEKVTSMINAEGKGAIIFINNVSNSENTMRKLQQFLDFQDGQEKRPTLASNFHDYGIGTQILKNLGINKFRVITQNTSQKPLVGGYDVEVTEMVEL
- a CDS encoding helix-turn-helix domain-containing protein encodes the protein MDQSLFNLAEHTNRSIFLTGKAGTGKTTFLNEFVKKTKKKHIVVAPTGIAAINAGGVTIHSMFGLPLRTFIPTTDRIDSNLGNNIADLMQHFKYRKDKLKLLREIEIIIIDEVSMLRADVLDMMDFSLRFVRRNQQKFGGVQMLFIGDLYQLPPVVRDEHFLGQYYKSPFFFESYALKEMPLITLELTTVYRQTDEKFLDILNDIRDGEVGDVDFDTLNERYIPDFEPTDEPYVYLTSHNRMADEINQKKIAELKGKPYFFKADITGNFNENQYPNEEELQLKVGAQVMFIRNDASADKKYFNGKLAEVMSLNDKEITVLIDGDDEVFTIKKETWEQKRYGLDAEKNITEDVLGSFQQYPIRLAWAVTIHKSQGLTFDRLIIDAGKSFASGQVYVALSRCRTLEGIVLKSKITPNVIFADRRVSKFQDETNANEKVEEILQAEKYDYSIKKVISSLDCLWFRQSLEKWYQSTKTSKALDKSKATFLYQSIKPKISNFGEVYQKFERIMVQKTHKFINGDEEWTEIETKAKGAVNFFFTKVNLEIFQPLLDFYSENKGTKGLKEYNEDFRVFLDDLEDYLNDLKKVHLLEAPLFNQENNIAISTKVAKIPSHILTFQLFEDGKTIPEIAKERGLVTETIYGHLAKFAEQGLLDITRIFDKEKIKTFEKEFKKGPHETLNDWKKALPNDFEFNEIRLLLNHFTNKKSK
- the hemH gene encoding ferrochelatase, whose protein sequence is MSKKGILLVNLGSPRSTKVEDVREYLDEFLMDEKVIDYRWFFRTLLVRGIILNTRPKKSAEAYKTVWTDEGSPLIFITERIKKKLEKIIDVPVEIGMRYAEPSIETGIRKLTEQGVTEIVLFPLYPQYAMSTTETVIDKAEEVRKKHFPDIKINYVQPFYNREIYIDCLAESIREKLPETFDALQFSYHGVPERHIFKTDPTKTCNLNDCCSRDSNPSHQFCYRHQCFKVTEEVIKKLNLPKEKVMVTFQSRLGNDKWMEPYTDTTLEGLGKKGIKNLAIVCPAFVSDCLETLEEISVEGKEQFMHGGGETYNYIPCLNDEDRWIDVVKTLCEEKLHEFYLV
- a CDS encoding NifU family protein translates to MRPIIIEPTENPKVMKFVADYNLIPGSLELDRNSDIKEIPLAQELFKYPFVERVFITANFIAVAKQDGVDWENLVEPLKTVIVDELEANPRIYLQKKNDEYLIYAEMTPNPMVMKFVSNKALMDGFIEVKSREEAGEVPLAKAIFDEYDFAKEVFISDNFVAITKNVSVEWHEVMVTVRAFVSDYLQNGGAVSNVAPQKHESPAAGIMNREYTEDEQKISDILTEYVAPAVEGDGGKISLMEYDAETKTAKMLLQGACSGCPSSTATLKGGIENILKQFLPELVEKVEAVNG